One genomic window of Niveibacterium sp. SC-1 includes the following:
- a CDS encoding lytic transglycosylase domain-containing protein has product MNRKRWRLPACASGVSRRVRRLAWLGALFALGHASVVRAQSIDVLDEARRSLASELVVLAGQYEHGEGVVQDLARAADLYCDAARYGNADAYFALAWMVGDGRGFAKDDRIAATLMARAGDLGLEQARNAQRFFGPPANALPPCLVPRPAAAKNDPTVSDDADLDEVLANLPANKRRVAQLVRLMAAEHKIEPRLALALAAAESNFESMARSPRNAMGVMQLIPETAQRFKVRNPYDVRQNIRGGLSYLNWLLSYYRGDVLLALAAYNAGEGAVDRYRGIPPYRETVDYVKRIYGMFRKPTHAFDASLVAEASPLVAVR; this is encoded by the coding sequence ATGAACCGCAAACGGTGGCGGCTGCCGGCCTGCGCCTCTGGCGTCTCTAGGCGGGTGCGCCGCCTCGCGTGGCTGGGCGCCTTGTTCGCGCTCGGCCACGCGAGCGTCGTTCGGGCGCAGAGCATCGACGTGCTGGACGAAGCGCGTCGCAGCCTGGCCAGCGAGCTCGTCGTACTGGCGGGCCAGTATGAACACGGCGAGGGGGTGGTGCAGGATCTCGCCCGCGCTGCCGACCTGTACTGCGATGCGGCCCGCTACGGCAACGCGGACGCTTATTTCGCGCTCGCCTGGATGGTCGGTGACGGTCGCGGCTTTGCCAAGGACGATCGCATTGCCGCCACGCTGATGGCACGTGCCGGGGATCTGGGGCTGGAGCAGGCGCGCAACGCGCAGCGCTTCTTCGGACCTCCTGCCAATGCGCTCCCGCCCTGTCTCGTGCCGCGCCCGGCTGCGGCGAAGAACGATCCCACCGTCTCCGACGACGCTGACCTCGACGAAGTGCTCGCCAATTTGCCGGCTAACAAACGCCGGGTTGCACAGCTGGTGCGGCTGATGGCGGCCGAGCACAAGATCGAACCGCGTCTCGCCCTGGCGCTCGCGGCCGCAGAGTCCAACTTCGAGTCGATGGCGCGCTCCCCCCGCAACGCGATGGGGGTGATGCAGCTGATTCCCGAGACGGCCCAGCGCTTCAAGGTGCGCAATCCCTACGATGTACGTCAGAACATCCGCGGCGGGCTGAGTTACCTGAACTGGCTCTTGTCCTATTACCGCGGTGACGTGCTGCTGGCGCTCGCGGCCTACAACGCGGGCGAGGGCGCGGTCGATCGCTATCGCGGCATTCCGCCCTACCGGGAGACGGTCGACTATGTCAAACGCATCTACGGGATGTTCCGCAAGCCGACACATGCCTTCGATGCAAGCCTGGTGGCAGAGGCTTCGCCATTGGTTGCTGTGCGCTAG
- a CDS encoding serine protease, which yields MPSMQAWWQRLRHWLLCASTLAAASLLPAGSARADLVETVPRIKPSVVAIGSYLPTRAPQFLLVGTGFAVGDGRMIATNAHVVAPLLGAQEGEQLVVLKVEVTPQGPRQRVLKVARLASDPAHDIAVLKLIEGEALPALALGDPDNAREGQALAFTGFPIVGALGLNHATHRATLASITPTVIPQGKASELTPQAIQRLKSGAFNVFQLDATAYPGNSGSPVYDPDSGEVLAVVNMVWVKAGKESALTAPSGITYAVPVSYLKRLLSEPAK from the coding sequence ATGCCTTCGATGCAAGCCTGGTGGCAGAGGCTTCGCCATTGGTTGCTGTGCGCTAGCACGCTGGCTGCGGCCAGTCTGCTGCCGGCTGGCAGCGCGCGCGCGGATCTGGTCGAAACGGTCCCCCGGATCAAGCCCTCGGTGGTGGCGATAGGCAGCTACCTGCCGACGCGCGCGCCGCAGTTCCTGCTGGTGGGCACGGGCTTTGCGGTCGGGGATGGGCGAATGATCGCGACGAACGCGCATGTGGTCGCGCCCTTGCTCGGCGCTCAGGAGGGCGAGCAACTCGTGGTGCTCAAGGTCGAGGTGACGCCGCAGGGGCCGCGCCAGCGCGTCCTCAAGGTAGCGCGTCTGGCTTCCGATCCCGCGCATGACATCGCGGTGCTGAAACTGATCGAGGGCGAGGCGCTACCGGCCCTGGCGCTCGGTGACCCGGACAATGCGCGGGAGGGCCAGGCGCTGGCCTTCACCGGATTTCCGATCGTCGGCGCGCTGGGGCTCAACCACGCCACGCACCGCGCGACCCTGGCCTCCATCACGCCGACCGTGATCCCACAGGGCAAGGCCTCTGAGCTCACCCCGCAGGCGATCCAGCGGCTCAAGTCCGGCGCCTTCAACGTCTTCCAGCTCGATGCGACCGCATATCCGGGCAACAGTGGCAGTCCGGTCTACGATCCAGATTCCGGCGAGGTTCTCGCGGTCGTGAACATGGTGTGGGTGAAGGCGGGCAAGGAATCAGCGCTGACGGCGCCTTCGGGGATCACCTATGCGGTGCCGGTCAGCTACCTCAAGCGCCTGCTGTCCGAGCCCGCCAAGTGA